The Paenibacillus sophorae genome has a segment encoding these proteins:
- a CDS encoding glycosyl hydrolase family 8 — MKRVLLYITFLSLLSVSLHTVSVAEIKPQPRLSEGSTSAAVQPMHPFPEHVQYKRGVIKPNDVSQKQLDDDVRKKYDEWKNSYLKMHPKKSNQYYVFYNLEGAASPANAVSCSEGHGYGMLITALMAGYDPRAKEYFDGLYRFYKAHPSVSDPALMAWQQIKTKAGNIVNTPQSESDDGNRSATDGDMDIAYGLLLANEQWGSDGEIDYWSEAKAVIDAIMKKDVNHQKFNLKFGDWVNDNDTDYGLATRPSDFMMSHLKVFEEITGDKNWGKVINNTYKIINSISRKYSPTTGLLPDFVVWNRSAYAPAPANFLETDRDGYFSWNAARVPWRVPIDYLLTGDTRALGQVRKMNAWIQQKTSGNPKKIIAGYKLNGESLNDTDSAIAFSAPFAVSAMVDPSNQKWLNALWKSTVSSPTSNNTYYGNSIRLLCMITISGNWWDPTVI; from the coding sequence ATGAAACGAGTTCTTTTATATATTACGTTTTTATCGTTATTATCCGTTTCTTTACATACTGTATCCGTAGCGGAGATCAAACCCCAGCCTCGACTTTCCGAAGGATCTACTTCAGCTGCCGTACAACCAATGCACCCGTTTCCAGAGCATGTACAGTATAAGAGGGGTGTCATAAAACCAAATGATGTTTCTCAAAAACAGTTGGATGACGATGTGCGTAAAAAGTATGATGAATGGAAAAATAGCTATCTGAAAATGCACCCCAAAAAATCGAATCAATATTACGTTTTTTACAACCTAGAAGGAGCTGCTTCACCTGCTAATGCTGTATCTTGCTCAGAAGGTCATGGTTATGGCATGCTAATCACTGCATTGATGGCAGGTTACGATCCTCGTGCAAAAGAATACTTTGATGGCCTGTACCGATTTTACAAAGCGCATCCAAGTGTTAGCGATCCGGCTTTAATGGCTTGGCAGCAGATTAAAACGAAGGCTGGAAATATCGTTAATACCCCCCAAAGTGAAAGCGATGACGGAAATCGTTCTGCTACAGATGGAGATATGGATATAGCGTACGGACTGCTGCTAGCTAATGAACAGTGGGGGAGCGATGGAGAAATTGACTACTGGAGCGAAGCAAAAGCCGTGATTGATGCGATCATGAAGAAAGATGTAAATCATCAGAAATTTAACTTGAAATTTGGTGATTGGGTAAATGATAATGACACTGATTACGGACTTGCAACCCGTCCCTCTGATTTTATGATGAGCCACCTTAAAGTTTTTGAGGAAATTACAGGTGATAAAAATTGGGGAAAAGTGATCAATAATACATACAAAATTATCAACTCTATTTCAAGAAAATATAGCCCAACTACCGGTTTACTTCCGGATTTTGTCGTATGGAATCGTAGTGCTTATGCACCAGCACCTGCTAATTTTCTAGAAACAGATAGGGACGGATACTTCAGTTGGAACGCAGCACGTGTCCCATGGAGAGTTCCCATTGATTATTTGCTAACAGGAGATACACGGGCACTGGGCCAGGTAAGAAAAATGAATGCGTGGATACAACAAAAAACAAGTGGCAATCCGAAGAAGATTATAGCAGGGTATAAACTAAACGGAGAGTCGTTGAACGATACCGATTCCGCTATAGCTTTCTCTGCACCTTTTGCAGTTAGTGCTATGGTAGACCCAAGTAACCAAAAATGGCTGAATGCACTATGGAAAAGTACTGTGAGTTCTCCTACATCTAATAATACTTACTACGGTAACAGCATCAGATTGCTTTGCATGATCACGATCTCTGGGAACTGGTGGGATCCCACAGTCATTTAA
- a CDS encoding hydrogenase small subunit, with amino-acid sequence MRINRRDFLKWSVAAVAALKLEMDMDKLNTVMAADTDPPVIWLLGSGCSGCSISTLNVTNPTTIEDVLQNKISMKYDSTLMAASGESAMQALENAANQYNGQFILVIEGAIPGGASKNYCIIGEQNGVPLTMYDAVLKYGPKAKYVVAAGTCASFGGVAAAAPNSTGCVSVKSLLGSQTANPVVNLAGCPVNATVMVQTLLDLILTGVPSLDNNSRPSKYFGTTIHSVCPRKGQTQVTQPGIYGCYKNVGCKGPGNQSPCPSLKWNNQQGWCIQSDYPCIGCTAPAFPLNPLITVSSGS; translated from the coding sequence ATGAGAATCAACAGGAGAGATTTTCTCAAGTGGTCGGTGGCAGCTGTGGCAGCGCTGAAATTGGAGATGGATATGGACAAGCTGAACACGGTTATGGCGGCGGACACGGACCCTCCGGTCATTTGGCTGCTGGGATCGGGCTGTTCGGGCTGCAGCATATCCACACTGAACGTGACGAACCCGACCACCATCGAAGATGTGCTTCAGAACAAAATCAGTATGAAGTATGACAGCACGCTCATGGCGGCATCAGGTGAAAGTGCGATGCAGGCGCTTGAGAATGCGGCGAACCAGTATAACGGACAATTCATTCTCGTGATCGAGGGCGCTATTCCCGGGGGAGCCTCCAAGAACTACTGTATTATTGGCGAGCAGAACGGGGTGCCGCTCACTATGTATGATGCTGTGCTCAAATATGGGCCGAAGGCGAAATATGTCGTGGCGGCAGGCACCTGTGCCTCCTTTGGCGGTGTGGCGGCCGCAGCCCCCAACAGCACAGGATGTGTATCTGTGAAGTCGCTGCTGGGAAGCCAAACCGCGAACCCGGTCGTCAATTTGGCAGGATGTCCCGTGAATGCGACGGTAATGGTACAGACGCTGCTTGATTTAATCTTGACTGGTGTACCTTCTCTCGACAATAATAGCCGCCCGAGTAAATATTTCGGAACAACCATACATAGTGTGTGTCCGAGAAAAGGGCAAACCCAGGTCACCCAGCCCGGAATTTACGGCTGCTATAAGAATGTCGGCTGTAAAGGCCCCGGAAACCAATCGCCATGTCCTTCACTGAAGTGGAACAACCAACAAGGCTGGTGCATCCAATCCGATTATCCGTGCATCGGCTGCACAGCTCCTGCATTCCCGCTAAATCCACTCATTACCGTTTCAAGCGGCAGCTAA
- a CDS encoding DUF6809 family protein codes for MRSLLEELYHGNLCPDEKVISSDPNYRQISRKTSEAMEAWKKQHSEEEFEELEALLDLYAQTHGMELAASFTYGFRLGAGIMVEILTGKD; via the coding sequence ATGAGAAGCCTTTTGGAGGAATTGTATCATGGCAATCTGTGCCCCGATGAAAAAGTGATCTCCAGCGACCCGAATTATCGGCAGATCAGCCGAAAGACATCCGAGGCGATGGAGGCTTGGAAAAAGCAGCATTCCGAGGAGGAGTTTGAGGAGCTTGAGGCTTTGTTGGACTTATACGCTCAGACACATGGAATGGAACTGGCCGCTTCTTTTACATACGGCTTCCGGCTTGGAGCAGGAATCATGGTTGAGATATTAACCGGGAAGGACTAG
- a CDS encoding ATP-binding protein → MSKIIIKRLYINPQLTINFNEGQNYIIGLNGSGKTTLFNLIQYLLGLKGNFTRLINYWSFDSPYLECKFKDKSVRISRKLPSNMIFFEGDIHRQAKANSIELNQIYTELMNIKFVSPFNELATLDILGHSFYAELDIKGNSKEKQDTYHKIVGYNSEYLDSIEKDIKTIENEVAFDNHGLKLVEKYKNGVENSIAKIIEDNTLNKLNDIIGFEYKKIKEKIIENYNLMERARTILIQEKEFSEEFINEQLSIIDAFFYHTINHLTKRNENFYNFKDVMKQRNFNVFSYGQKNIILFVLRLTFCRDLKDLKYNNGAGILVTDDLLSVNDADSSTGVTEKITEVVNEGALQYISFSRYNSYIPKEHVVFEMPGIQGGGIFER, encoded by the coding sequence TTGAGTAAAATTATTATTAAGAGGCTTTATATTAACCCGCAACTTACAATAAATTTCAATGAGGGACAAAACTATATTATCGGATTAAATGGTTCAGGTAAAACAACTTTGTTCAACTTGATTCAATATTTATTAGGTCTGAAAGGTAACTTTACGAGATTAATAAATTACTGGTCATTCGATTCCCCTTATCTGGAATGCAAGTTTAAAGATAAGAGTGTGCGTATTTCGAGAAAATTACCTTCTAATATGATTTTTTTTGAAGGGGATATACATAGGCAAGCCAAAGCAAACTCAATTGAGTTAAATCAAATATATACTGAATTAATGAATATAAAATTTGTTTCACCATTTAATGAGCTTGCTACGCTTGATATATTGGGACATTCTTTTTATGCTGAACTGGACATTAAAGGGAATAGCAAAGAGAAGCAGGACACATACCATAAGATTGTTGGCTATAATTCAGAATACCTAGACTCAATAGAAAAGGATATTAAAACAATTGAAAATGAAGTAGCATTTGATAACCATGGATTGAAATTGGTTGAGAAATACAAAAACGGCGTAGAGAATTCCATAGCAAAAATCATCGAAGATAATACATTAAACAAGTTGAATGACATAATAGGTTTTGAATATAAAAAAATCAAAGAAAAAATAATAGAAAATTATAATTTAATGGAAAGAGCACGTACTATATTAATACAAGAAAAGGAATTTAGCGAAGAGTTTATCAATGAACAATTATCAATTATTGATGCTTTTTTTTATCATACTATAAATCATTTAACCAAACGGAACGAGAATTTCTATAATTTTAAAGACGTCATGAAGCAAAGGAATTTTAATGTCTTTTCATATGGGCAGAAGAATATCATTCTTTTCGTTTTACGGTTAACTTTTTGTAGAGATTTGAAAGATTTAAAATATAATAATGGTGCGGGAATATTAGTAACAGATGATTTACTTTCTGTAAACGATGCTGATTCTTCTACAGGAGTTACTGAAAAAATTACTGAAGTTGTGAATGAAGGTGCGCTCCAATATATCAGTTTCAGCCGTTATAATAGCTATATTCCCAAGGAGCATGTGGTTTTTGAGATGCCTGGCATACAAGGAGGAGGTATCTTTGAAAGATAA
- a CDS encoding MerR family transcriptional regulator has protein sequence MNSYTAKQIADILQQDDPRMNLRTVRYYTQIGMIPPLELVGNKRVYTDNHIHYFRAIITLSRTGETLASIQETLKKLSLEDIEKISQQMALFEPSRIIENETLKITDDVIITISPRISAELKQRVIDSVSQALRGEKQ, from the coding sequence ATGAATAGTTATACCGCCAAACAGATAGCGGATATTCTTCAACAAGACGACCCACGCATGAATTTGCGAACGGTAAGGTATTACACACAAATTGGTATGATACCGCCCCTTGAATTAGTCGGTAATAAAAGGGTGTACACGGATAATCACATTCACTACTTTCGGGCTATTATCACCTTATCAAGGACTGGCGAAACGTTAGCGTCCATTCAGGAAACGTTAAAGAAACTTTCATTGGAGGACATTGAAAAAATCAGTCAGCAAATGGCACTGTTTGAACCGAGCCGAATTATTGAAAACGAAACGCTAAAAATAACTGATGATGTCATCATAACGATAAGCCCCCGAATTTCTGCTGAATTAAAACAAAGAGTTATTGATTCGGTATCTCAAGCTTTAAGGGGTGAGAAACAATGA
- a CDS encoding hydrogenase small subunit, protein MRINRRDFLKWSVAAVAALKLEMDMDKLNTVMAAETDPPVIWLLGSGCSGCSISTLNVTNPTTIEDVLQNKISMKYDSTLMAASGESAMQALENAANQYNGQFILVIEGAIPGGASKNNCIIGEQNGVPLTMYDAVLKYGPKAKYVVAAGTCASFGGVAAAAPNSTGCVTVKSLLSGKTANPVVNLAGCPVNATVMVQTLLDLILTGVPSLDSYSRPTKYFNRTVHSVCPRRETEEVSQPGKYGCYEEIGCKGPGNLSPCPSLKWNNKQGWCIQSNYPCIGCTSPAFPLNPVISVSSGD, encoded by the coding sequence ATGAGAATCAACAGGAGAGATTTTCTCAAGTGGTCGGTGGCAGCTGTGGCAGCGCTGAAATTGGAGATGGATATGGACAAGCTGAACACGGTTATGGCAGCGGAAACGGACCCGCCGGTCATTTGGCTGCTGGGATCAGGTTGTTCGGGCTGTAGCATATCCACACTGAATGTGACGAACCCGACCACCATCGAAGATGTGCTTCAGAACAAAATCAGTATGAAGTATGACAGCACGCTCATGGCCGCCTCAGGTGAAAGTGCGATGCAGGCACTTGAAAATGCGGCGAACCAGTATAACGGACAATTCATTCTCGTGATCGAGGGCGCTATTCCGGGAGGAGCTTCTAAAAACAACTGTATTATCGGCGAGCAGAACGGGGTGCCGCTTACCATGTATGATGCGGTGCTCAAATATGGGCCGAAAGCGAAATATGTCGTGGCGGCAGGCACCTGCGCCTCCTTTGGCGGTGTGGCGGCTGCAGCCCCCAACAGCACAGGGTGCGTTACCGTTAAGTCGCTGCTGAGCGGCAAAACCGCGAACCCGGTCGTCAATTTGGCGGGATGTCCCGTGAATGCGACGGTAATGGTGCAGACGCTGCTTGATTTAATCTTGACTGGTGTACCTTCTCTCGACAGTTACAGCCGCCCGACTAAATATTTCAACAGAACCGTACACAGTGTTTGTCCAAGAAGAGAAACAGAAGAAGTATCCCAGCCCGGAAAATACGGCTGCTATGAGGAAATCGGCTGCAAAGGCCCTGGGAACCTATCGCCATGTCCTTCGCTCAAGTGGAACAACAAACAAGGCTGGTGCATCCAATCGAATTATCCGTGCATCGGCTGTACATCTCCCGCATTCCCGTTAAATCCTGTCATTTCCGTCTCAAGCGGCGACTAA